A window from Salinigranum halophilum encodes these proteins:
- a CDS encoding peptidylprolyl isomerase → MHSTRRRALQAGLALATAGLAGCTASSSTPTTSTSTSTPTPTTSGPATAQSVELPAAERATLRTTMGDVTVDLYPERVPLTVGNFVGLATGTVVWRDPKTGERRGDPLYEDVPFHRVIDGFMIQSGDPTGTGRGGPGYTFEDEFHDDLRHDSAGVLSMANRGPDTNGSQFFITLDAQPHLDGRHAVFGTVTEGMDVVREIGAVPTDENDRPLDPVALESVDVER, encoded by the coding sequence ATGCACTCGACGCGACGACGCGCCCTCCAGGCCGGGTTGGCGCTGGCCACCGCCGGCCTCGCCGGCTGTACCGCCTCGTCTTCGACTCCCACGACCTCGACCTCGACCTCGACGCCCACTCCGACGACGAGCGGGCCAGCGACCGCTCAGTCTGTGGAACTGCCCGCCGCCGAGCGGGCGACGCTGCGGACGACGATGGGCGACGTGACGGTCGACCTCTACCCCGAGAGGGTGCCGCTCACCGTCGGTAACTTCGTCGGCCTCGCCACGGGGACCGTCGTGTGGCGAGACCCCAAGACCGGTGAGCGGCGGGGGGACCCCCTCTACGAGGACGTCCCCTTCCACCGGGTCATCGACGGCTTCATGATTCAGAGCGGGGACCCGACCGGAACCGGCCGCGGCGGGCCCGGCTACACGTTCGAAGACGAGTTTCACGACGACCTCCGCCACGATAGCGCGGGCGTCCTCTCGATGGCGAACCGCGGTCCCGACACGAACGGCTCGCAGTTCTTCATCACGCTCGACGCACAGCCACATCTCGACGGCCGCCACGCCGTCTTCGGAACAGTCACGGAGGGCATGGACGTCGTCCGCGAAATCGGCGCGGTCCCCACCGACGAGAACGACAGGCCGCTCGACCCCGTGGCGCTCGAATCGGTCGACGTGGAGCGGTAA
- a CDS encoding peptidylprolyl isomerase, with protein sequence MSDLTATLHTSKGDITVELYDEKAPNTVENFVGLATGEQEWEDPETGETRTDPLYEDVVFHRIIDDFMIQGGDPTGTGRGGPGYTFDDEFHDDLRHDSAGVLSMANSGPNTNGSQFFITLDAQPHLDGRHAVFGKVTEGMDVVEEIGSVPTGRNDKPREDVVLESVDVDR encoded by the coding sequence ATGAGCGACCTGACCGCGACGCTGCACACGTCGAAAGGTGACATCACCGTCGAACTGTACGACGAGAAGGCGCCGAACACCGTCGAGAACTTCGTCGGCCTCGCCACCGGCGAACAGGAGTGGGAGGACCCCGAGACGGGCGAGACCCGCACCGACCCCCTCTACGAGGACGTCGTCTTCCACCGGATCATCGACGACTTCATGATCCAGGGTGGGGATCCGACCGGAACCGGCCGCGGCGGCCCCGGCTACACGTTCGACGACGAGTTCCACGACGACCTCCGCCACGATAGCGCGGGCGTCCTCTCGATGGCCAACAGCGGCCCGAACACGAACGGCTCGCAGTTCTTCATCACGCTCGACGCCCAACCGCACCTCGACGGTCGCCACGCCGTCTTCGGGAAAGTCACGGAAGGCATGGACGTCGTCGAGGAGATCGGCTCGGTCCCGACGGGACGGAACGACAAGCCGCGCGAGGACGTCGTCCTCGAATCGGTCGACGTCGACCGCTGA
- a CDS encoding MBL fold metallo-hydrolase, whose protein sequence is MAIGDWFEVPGSTDLYYVDIGAYGIAEYGTVYVIDAERPAVVDTGLGRNRGYVYDLLDELEAEPAYILPTHVHLDHAGGAGYLAERYPDAQVLTHERGVEHLVDPSRLVAGTKAAVEDQWKYYDEPVPVPEERIDGLTDGDVIDLGDRTLTTHHAPGHAPHHVIFHDDGDDVVFTADAAGIFVPETGDVRPTTPPAQFHLEKSLADADDITALDPEILCYGHFGPRAYEAGVMDAYKRTLVEWVEAVRAKRADLEDDRAVVEYFMDHTDMVDVWGEEKARAEDRLNTKGVLGYLDYVGET, encoded by the coding sequence ATGGCCATCGGCGACTGGTTCGAAGTCCCCGGAAGCACCGACCTCTACTACGTCGATATCGGCGCGTACGGCATCGCAGAGTACGGGACGGTGTACGTCATCGACGCGGAGCGCCCAGCGGTCGTCGACACGGGACTCGGACGGAATCGCGGGTACGTGTACGACCTGCTCGACGAACTCGAGGCCGAGCCCGCGTACATCCTCCCGACGCACGTCCACCTCGACCACGCCGGCGGGGCGGGCTACCTCGCCGAGCGCTACCCCGACGCGCAGGTGCTGACGCACGAACGCGGCGTCGAACACCTCGTCGACCCCTCCCGCCTCGTCGCCGGGACGAAGGCGGCCGTCGAGGACCAGTGGAAGTACTACGACGAACCCGTCCCCGTCCCCGAAGAGCGCATCGACGGCCTCACCGACGGCGACGTCATCGACCTCGGCGACCGGACGCTCACGACCCACCACGCCCCCGGCCACGCCCCCCACCACGTCATCTTCCACGACGACGGCGACGACGTCGTCTTCACCGCCGACGCGGCGGGCATCTTCGTCCCCGAGACGGGCGACGTCCGGCCGACGACACCGCCGGCACAGTTCCACCTCGAGAAGTCCCTGGCCGACGCCGACGACATCACGGCGCTCGACCCCGAAATCCTGTGCTACGGCCACTTCGGGCCGCGGGCGTACGAGGCGGGCGTGATGGACGCGTACAAACGGACGCTCGTCGAGTGGGTCGAGGCCGTCCGCGCGAAGCGCGCCGACCTCGAAGACGACCGGGCCGTCGTCGAGTACTTCATGGACCACACCGACATGGTCGACGTGTGGGGCGAGGAGAAGGCGCGGGCGGAAGACCGGCTCAACACGAAGGGGGTGCTGGGCTACCTCGACTACGTCGGCGAGACGTAG
- a CDS encoding spore germination protein — protein MKRLVAVGVAAALTGVGMAAVEAGLVGQPMLGDPVWLLLGGLVVGYWAVFLHWARTQS, from the coding sequence ATGAAGCGTCTCGTTGCCGTCGGCGTGGCGGCTGCTCTCACCGGCGTCGGGATGGCTGCCGTCGAAGCTGGACTCGTCGGGCAGCCGATGCTGGGCGACCCCGTCTGGCTCCTCCTCGGCGGACTCGTCGTCGGCTACTGGGCCGTCTTCCTCCACTGGGCGCGAACGCAGTCGTAG
- the mobA gene encoding molybdenum cofactor guanylyltransferase: protein MKADTGRAGIVLAGGPSTRFEDGDKALAALAGRPLLLHAVEAVSPVVDDVVVSCRRDQRRSFESALEGVDVSFATDPIDGLGPVGGLRTALRETDRLTAVVIGCDSPLVPPAFLGHLLDRLEGSTTAGVLVRTDGRTRRLPTAVNTRAAAAAASEALDDGGTLHDVVESLAPVVIPEHHVAAAVDTERLVTVDTRADLARVEETLGRRIASGSPDGSPSGADGVRSNGR from the coding sequence ATGAAGGCGGACACGGGACGGGCCGGAATCGTCCTCGCGGGAGGGCCGTCGACGCGGTTCGAAGACGGTGACAAGGCGCTCGCCGCGCTCGCCGGCCGGCCGCTCCTCCTCCACGCCGTCGAGGCGGTCTCGCCGGTCGTCGACGACGTCGTCGTGAGCTGTCGTCGAGACCAGCGTCGGAGCTTCGAGTCGGCCCTCGAGGGGGTGGACGTGTCGTTCGCCACCGACCCCATCGACGGGCTCGGCCCCGTCGGCGGCCTCCGGACGGCCCTCCGCGAGACCGACCGGCTCACGGCCGTAGTCATCGGCTGTGACAGCCCGCTCGTCCCGCCCGCGTTCCTCGGGCATCTGCTCGACCGACTCGAGGGCTCGACGACCGCCGGTGTGCTCGTCCGAACAGACGGCCGCACGCGACGGCTCCCCACGGCGGTCAACACCCGCGCGGCCGCGGCCGCGGCGAGCGAGGCGCTCGACGACGGCGGCACCCTCCACGACGTCGTCGAGTCGCTCGCTCCGGTCGTCATCCCCGAACATCACGTCGCCGCGGCTGTCGACACCGAGCGCCTCGTGACCGTCGACACGCGTGCTGACCTCGCCCGTGTCGAAGAGACGCTCGGACGCCGTATCGCGTCTGGTTCACCGGACGGGAGCCCGTCCGGTGCGGACGGCGTGCGGTCGAACGGTCGGTAG
- the serS gene encoding serine--tRNA ligase has product MLSRQYLREHPDEVRASLDQRGYDTDLDRLLELDDEWRSLKSEGDDLRHERNEVSSKIGQLKQAGKHDEADEAIERSQELKSRIQDVEARADDLESELESLVLELPNTPHESVPVGEDESDNVEVSRWGFDDLRDLPEEVTPHYDLGEDLDIIDEARGAKTTGAGFYFLKGDGARLEHALIQFMLDVHREQEYVDVFPPIPVKSRSMRGTGQLPKFNEDAYRVGGDEFDDYGDDDLWLCPTAEVPVTNMYADDILLREDLPLKHQAYTPNFRREAGEHGTETRGIVRVHQFNKVELVNFVEPDESYDRLEGLVEEAAAVLERLGLPYRILSLCTGDLTFASAKTYDLEVWAPGTEADEAPEMGGRWLEVSSASNFEEFQARRAGIRYRPEHHESAEYLHTLNASGTAVGRVMVAILEYYQNDDGTVTVPEALRPYMGGTAVIEGHEKVGESALGSDD; this is encoded by the coding sequence ATGCTGAGCAGGCAGTACCTCCGCGAGCACCCCGACGAGGTTCGGGCGTCGCTCGACCAACGCGGGTACGACACGGATCTGGACCGACTCCTCGAACTCGACGACGAGTGGCGCAGTCTCAAGAGCGAGGGCGACGACCTTCGCCACGAGCGAAACGAGGTCTCCTCGAAGATCGGGCAGCTGAAACAGGCTGGAAAACACGACGAGGCGGACGAGGCCATCGAACGCTCACAGGAGCTGAAGTCGCGGATTCAGGACGTCGAGGCGCGGGCGGACGACCTCGAATCGGAACTCGAGTCGCTCGTGCTCGAACTGCCGAACACGCCGCACGAGTCCGTTCCCGTCGGGGAAGACGAGAGCGACAACGTCGAGGTCAGCCGCTGGGGCTTCGACGACCTCCGCGACCTCCCCGAGGAGGTAACGCCGCATTACGACCTCGGCGAGGACCTCGACATCATCGACGAGGCCCGCGGCGCGAAGACCACGGGTGCGGGATTCTACTTCCTGAAGGGCGACGGTGCGCGCCTCGAGCACGCGCTCATCCAGTTCATGCTCGACGTCCACCGCGAGCAGGAGTACGTCGACGTCTTCCCGCCCATCCCCGTCAAGAGCCGTTCGATGCGTGGGACGGGCCAGCTCCCCAAGTTCAACGAGGACGCGTACCGCGTCGGCGGCGACGAGTTCGACGACTACGGGGACGACGACCTCTGGCTCTGCCCCACGGCGGAGGTCCCCGTGACGAACATGTACGCCGACGACATCCTCCTCCGTGAGGACCTCCCCCTCAAACACCAGGCGTACACGCCTAACTTCCGCCGTGAGGCAGGTGAACACGGCACCGAGACGAGGGGTATCGTCCGGGTCCACCAGTTCAACAAGGTCGAACTCGTCAACTTCGTCGAACCCGACGAGTCGTACGACCGACTCGAAGGGCTCGTCGAGGAGGCCGCCGCGGTGCTCGAACGACTCGGCCTCCCGTACCGAATCCTCTCGCTCTGTACCGGCGACCTCACCTTCGCCTCGGCGAAGACCTACGACCTGGAGGTGTGGGCACCCGGGACCGAGGCCGACGAGGCTCCCGAGATGGGCGGTCGGTGGCTCGAAGTGTCGAGTGCCTCGAACTTCGAGGAGTTCCAGGCCCGCCGCGCGGGGATTCGCTATCGGCCGGAACACCACGAGTCGGCGGAGTACCTCCACACGCTCAACGCCTCCGGCACCGCGGTCGGCCGGGTGATGGTCGCCATCCTGGAGTACTACCAGAACGACGACGGTACCGTCACGGTCCCCGAAGCGCTCCGGCCGTACATGGGCGGCACAGCGGTCATCGAAGGTCACGAGAAGGTCGGCGAGTCGGCGCTCGGTTCGGACGACTGA
- a CDS encoding universal stress protein, producing MYRSVLIPTDGSTGADRGVTAGLDIAKQYDATVHALYVVDERIYGETPALSDTELRFEQLETEGEGYLDDIVERGSAVGLDVQTSVQRGMPYEIITSYAEENDIDLIVMGRHGASAHPAPHIGSCTDRVLRMATVPVLPA from the coding sequence ATGTACCGTAGCGTCCTCATCCCGACCGACGGCAGCACCGGCGCCGACCGCGGCGTGACCGCGGGGCTCGACATCGCAAAGCAGTACGACGCGACCGTTCACGCGCTGTACGTCGTGGACGAGCGCATCTACGGGGAGACGCCCGCGCTCTCCGACACGGAGCTCCGATTCGAACAGCTCGAGACCGAGGGGGAAGGCTATCTCGACGACATCGTCGAGCGTGGCTCGGCGGTGGGTCTCGACGTCCAGACCAGCGTCCAGCGCGGGATGCCGTACGAGATAATCACCTCGTACGCCGAAGAGAACGACATCGACCTCATCGTGATGGGTCGCCACGGTGCCTCGGCGCACCCCGCCCCACACATCGGCTCGTGCACCGACCGTGTCCTCCGCATGGCGACGGTCCCGGTCCTTCCAGCCTGA
- a CDS encoding DUF367 family protein, with protein sequence MSVDLHVRYEGDDDPDKCTARKLARFDLATLHRSDRATPYGVVLNPHAEQALSPADATETLVALDCSWESAGEKRFSLRGEHRALPYLVAANPVNFGRPLQLTTVEALAAALCLFGERDHAERILSKFRWGETFLELNDEPLRRYADCADSTDVVAVQQEYLDRG encoded by the coding sequence GTGTCCGTCGACCTGCACGTCCGATACGAGGGCGACGACGACCCCGACAAGTGTACGGCACGGAAGCTCGCGCGGTTCGACCTCGCGACGCTCCACCGGTCCGACAGAGCGACGCCGTACGGCGTCGTGTTGAACCCCCACGCCGAGCAAGCGCTCTCGCCGGCGGACGCGACCGAGACACTCGTCGCGCTCGACTGCTCCTGGGAGTCCGCGGGGGAGAAACGCTTCTCGCTCCGTGGTGAACACCGCGCGTTACCCTATCTCGTGGCCGCCAACCCGGTCAACTTCGGGCGGCCGCTCCAGTTGACGACGGTCGAAGCGCTCGCGGCCGCGCTGTGTCTCTTCGGCGAGCGAGACCACGCCGAACGAATCCTCTCGAAGTTCCGGTGGGGCGAGACCTTCCTCGAACTCAACGACGAACCGCTCAGGCGCTACGCCGACTGCGCGGACTCGACGGACGTGGTCGCGGTCCAGCAGGAGTATCTCGACAGGGGGTGA
- a CDS encoding thiolase family protein, with amino-acid sequence MSTPVVAAASRTPQGRDGGALSGVRSEDLSTTLIDHLLDVTGLDPALVDDLMWGCAQQRSEQDANLARVIALLSRLGEETPATTINRWCASSMQAVISASDAIAAGTRDCIVAGGVESMSRVPLSSMPYDELHPRLSSVYDLADLEMGATAETVADVYDVSRDAQDEYALQSQRRAAEATDSGRFDDELVPVETDDGLVEADEGIRRDTTLEGLSELPPAFSEDGTVTAGNASQISDGAALVLVTSESFAADYGLDVLARVGTNHVAGVDPTVMGIGPVPATRGLIERAGRDVDDYDLVELNEAFASQALYCRRELGIPPEQFNVNGGAIAIGHPLGASGARLPVTLVHEMRKRDVTRGLATLCVGFGQGAAIEFER; translated from the coding sequence ATGTCCACACCTGTCGTCGCGGCCGCCTCGCGCACCCCACAGGGGAGAGACGGCGGCGCTCTCTCGGGGGTCAGAAGCGAGGACCTCTCGACGACCCTCATCGACCACCTGCTCGACGTCACCGGACTCGACCCGGCGCTCGTCGACGACCTCATGTGGGGCTGCGCCCAGCAGCGCTCGGAACAGGACGCCAACCTCGCACGAGTCATCGCGCTCTTGTCGCGGCTCGGAGAGGAGACGCCGGCGACGACCATCAACCGCTGGTGCGCCTCGTCGATGCAGGCGGTCATCTCCGCGTCGGACGCCATCGCGGCGGGGACCCGTGACTGTATCGTCGCCGGCGGCGTCGAGAGCATGTCTCGCGTTCCGCTCTCCTCGATGCCGTACGACGAACTCCACCCGCGGCTCTCGAGTGTGTACGACCTCGCCGACCTGGAGATGGGGGCGACGGCCGAGACGGTCGCCGACGTGTACGACGTCTCCCGTGATGCACAGGACGAGTACGCCCTCCAGTCACAGCGGCGGGCCGCCGAGGCGACCGACTCGGGTCGCTTCGACGACGAACTCGTCCCGGTCGAGACCGACGACGGACTCGTCGAAGCGGACGAGGGAATCCGCCGCGACACCACCCTGGAGGGGCTCTCGGAGCTCCCGCCCGCCTTCAGCGAGGACGGCACCGTCACGGCCGGGAACGCCTCGCAGATTTCGGACGGCGCGGCGCTCGTCCTCGTGACGAGCGAGTCGTTCGCCGCCGACTACGGTCTCGACGTCCTGGCGCGGGTCGGCACGAACCACGTCGCCGGCGTCGACCCGACGGTGATGGGTATCGGTCCGGTGCCGGCGACGCGGGGGCTCATCGAGCGGGCCGGCCGCGACGTCGACGACTACGACCTCGTCGAACTGAACGAGGCGTTCGCCTCGCAAGCTCTCTACTGCCGCCGTGAACTCGGCATTCCCCCCGAGCAGTTCAACGTCAACGGCGGCGCTATCGCCATCGGCCACCCGCTCGGCGCGTCCGGCGCGCGCCTCCCCGTGACGCTCGTCCACGAGATGCGGAAGCGCGACGTCACACGCGGTCTGGCGACGCTCTGTGTCGGCTTCGGTCAGGGCGCGGCCATCGAGTTCGAGCGGTGA
- a CDS encoding aldehyde ferredoxin oxidoreductase family protein, whose protein sequence is MRHAKGPLLSIDLTDRTTSETDIDDVLSSFIGGRGVGTKLAHDRVPYDADPLGPENRLYFTTGPMQHAQMSFTGRMNATAVSPLTDGLFSSNAGGFMSRNFTATGYGAVELHGASDELLALHVTDEGVEFEPVPDLAGATTSETVASLAESHDLSPEHVANIGPAGENEVRFACIMTSESRAFGRGGLGAVLGAKGVKAITFDGDSTPAVDVPPVQMDVHREAATSDHIMKRQGTTSVTDLGNEVSALPTRYFSELQFEGVEGINGDRVEEKKFKKGTCSACAFACKLPTKDDETGVETEGPEFETVMSFGSNCAVDDIVDVMQSNELCDQLGMDTISAGDTVAAYLASEDEFGNVDLVHETVTKIAHREGVGDLLAEGVARCHEELGVENWSVKGLEFPGHDGRTLQGQGLSFAVANRGADHMYATFYALEYPLVDKEEAMDPSGLDAKAERLVGRENHHAVLDSGVVCKFSRGFVTDERLAELLGAEFEELLTVGARIVDLERHFNNQRGLDRDADTLPYELPGFERALDDYYDARGWTVEGTVPDARLGGSGGAAPADD, encoded by the coding sequence ATGCGCCACGCGAAGGGCCCACTCCTCTCGATCGATCTCACCGACCGGACGACGAGCGAAACGGACATCGACGACGTCCTGTCGTCGTTCATCGGCGGTCGCGGTGTCGGAACGAAACTCGCCCACGACCGCGTCCCGTACGACGCCGACCCGCTCGGTCCGGAGAACCGACTGTACTTCACCACCGGTCCGATGCAGCACGCGCAGATGTCGTTCACGGGTCGGATGAACGCGACGGCGGTCTCGCCACTCACCGACGGCCTGTTCTCGTCGAACGCCGGGGGGTTCATGTCGCGGAACTTCACTGCCACCGGCTACGGTGCCGTCGAACTCCACGGCGCGAGCGACGAACTCCTCGCGCTCCACGTCACCGACGAGGGGGTCGAGTTCGAACCGGTGCCCGACCTCGCGGGCGCGACCACCTCGGAGACCGTCGCGTCCCTCGCGGAGTCACACGACCTGTCCCCCGAGCACGTCGCCAACATCGGCCCGGCGGGCGAGAACGAGGTCCGCTTCGCCTGCATCATGACCTCCGAGTCGCGAGCGTTCGGCCGCGGTGGCCTCGGCGCGGTGCTCGGCGCGAAGGGTGTGAAGGCCATCACGTTCGACGGCGACTCCACCCCCGCGGTCGACGTCCCGCCCGTGCAGATGGACGTCCACCGCGAGGCCGCCACCTCGGACCACATCATGAAGCGCCAGGGAACCACCTCGGTCACCGACCTCGGCAACGAAGTGTCGGCGCTCCCCACGCGGTACTTCTCGGAACTGCAGTTCGAGGGCGTCGAGGGCATCAACGGCGACCGCGTCGAGGAGAAGAAGTTCAAGAAGGGGACGTGTTCGGCGTGTGCCTTCGCGTGCAAGCTCCCCACGAAGGACGACGAGACCGGCGTCGAGACCGAGGGACCGGAGTTCGAGACGGTGATGTCGTTCGGGTCGAACTGCGCCGTCGACGACATCGTCGACGTGATGCAGTCGAACGAGCTGTGTGACCAGCTCGGGATGGACACCATTTCGGCAGGAGACACCGTCGCCGCGTACCTCGCCAGCGAGGACGAGTTCGGCAACGTCGACCTCGTCCACGAGACGGTGACGAAGATCGCTCACCGCGAGGGCGTCGGCGACCTCCTCGCCGAGGGCGTCGCCCGCTGTCACGAGGAACTGGGCGTCGAGAACTGGAGCGTCAAAGGGCTGGAGTTCCCCGGCCACGACGGCCGGACGCTCCAGGGTCAGGGGCTCTCGTTCGCCGTCGCGAACCGCGGGGCGGACCACATGTACGCCACGTTCTACGCGCTCGAGTACCCGCTCGTCGACAAGGAGGAGGCGATGGACCCCTCGGGACTCGACGCGAAGGCGGAGCGGCTCGTCGGGCGGGAGAACCATCACGCGGTGCTCGACTCGGGCGTCGTCTGCAAGTTCTCGCGCGGCTTCGTCACCGACGAGCGCCTCGCGGAGCTCCTCGGCGCGGAGTTCGAGGAGTTGCTGACCGTCGGCGCGCGAATCGTCGACCTCGAGCGACACTTCAACAATCAGCGGGGACTGGACCGCGACGCCGACACCCTCCCTTACGAGCTTCCGGGCTTCGAGCGGGCGCTCGACGACTACTACGACGCCCGGGGCTGGACCGTCGAGGGGACCGTCCCCGACGCGCGCCTCGGCGGGTCGGGCGGTGCCGCGCCCGCGGACGACTGA
- a CDS encoding DUF5518 domain-containing protein — protein MTNWRAVGVGSVLLVVIGAAGISVPAVGQLGAGLVGGFAAGYLAGGGPGRGAWHGLVAGSLAGLVVAVVVVFIGAAVGGALGALVGGFGTFVAISAVTLLLAAAAAVAGAGGGWTERRTR, from the coding sequence ATGACGAACTGGCGTGCGGTCGGGGTCGGCTCCGTCCTCCTCGTCGTCATCGGGGCAGCCGGCATCTCGGTGCCGGCGGTCGGACAGCTCGGGGCGGGGCTCGTCGGTGGCTTCGCCGCGGGCTATCTCGCCGGTGGTGGTCCGGGGCGCGGCGCCTGGCATGGGCTCGTGGCCGGTTCACTCGCGGGGCTGGTCGTCGCCGTCGTCGTCGTCTTCATCGGTGCAGCCGTCGGTGGCGCGCTCGGTGCGCTCGTCGGCGGGTTCGGCACGTTCGTCGCGATTTCGGCGGTGACGCTCCTCCTCGCCGCCGCGGCCGCCGTCGCCGGGGCCGGCGGCGGGTGGACCGAACGACGGACGAGGTAG
- a CDS encoding cation:proton antiporter domain-containing protein, whose product MAVGGGVSLIPIVAAIIGIGVISQILSDRFQVPSVVFLIAAGIALGPEVLGIVNPDVFGGGLSDIVGLSVAIIVFEGAFHLRIEKLREAPAATVRLVTVGAAIALVGTAAAVHYLLGAAWLVAFLIGALLVATGPTVIAPILEVVPARDRVEAALETEGIVNDVTAAILAVVIFEALIAEETGAGLFVTLFAERLGVGMLFGVVVAAVVYYLLRYVDLSPGNAPQNARLLVLAGALVAYGAADAIVTEAGIAAVATAGVLLGNLDVPYEDDISEFKGDITLVVLSFVFIALAALLQFSTLIQLGVAGIGVVAVVALVIRPALVFVSSVGNRFTRGEKLFMSFVGPRGIIPASVATLFAIELRAQGLTATADLLVGTVFLVILMTVVFEGGFARQIAEYLDVIPMRVLVIGGGTVGRTLAERLEDRGENVVLIEHNKDTVETARNAGFAVHHGDGTDTDVLRSAGAEKAKVVVAATGDDDVNLLVAQLSNSKFAPETILARVNNPANVEAFEELGVRTISTTLATVQALDNYIERPAMMNWMSEIGRSGDVQEVELTADELIGMTIEEISDELPGGVLIALVARDGDARVPTEGFTVEYGDRVTVIGEREDVREAMSFVHPEN is encoded by the coding sequence ATGGCCGTCGGTGGCGGAGTGAGCCTCATTCCGATCGTCGCAGCCATCATCGGTATCGGTGTCATCTCACAGATCCTCTCGGACCGGTTCCAGGTGCCGAGCGTGGTCTTTCTCATCGCGGCCGGCATCGCGCTCGGCCCGGAGGTCCTCGGCATCGTCAACCCGGACGTGTTCGGCGGCGGGCTCTCGGACATCGTCGGCCTCTCGGTCGCCATCATCGTCTTCGAGGGGGCCTTCCACCTCCGTATCGAGAAGCTCCGCGAGGCACCGGCGGCGACGGTCAGGCTCGTCACCGTCGGGGCCGCCATCGCGCTCGTCGGGACCGCGGCGGCCGTCCACTACCTCCTCGGCGCGGCCTGGCTGGTCGCCTTCCTCATCGGCGCACTCCTCGTCGCGACGGGACCGACGGTCATCGCTCCCATCTTGGAGGTCGTCCCCGCACGCGACCGGGTCGAGGCGGCGCTCGAGACGGAAGGCATCGTCAACGACGTCACCGCGGCCATCCTGGCCGTCGTCATCTTCGAGGCCCTCATCGCCGAGGAGACCGGCGCGGGTCTGTTCGTGACGCTGTTCGCCGAGCGGCTCGGCGTCGGAATGCTCTTCGGCGTCGTCGTCGCTGCGGTCGTCTACTACCTCCTCCGGTACGTCGACCTCTCACCGGGGAACGCGCCGCAGAACGCACGACTGCTCGTGCTCGCGGGTGCACTCGTCGCGTACGGTGCCGCGGACGCCATCGTCACCGAGGCCGGCATCGCGGCGGTCGCGACCGCGGGCGTCCTCCTCGGCAACCTCGACGTCCCCTACGAGGACGACATCTCGGAGTTCAAAGGCGACATCACCCTCGTCGTGCTCTCGTTCGTCTTCATCGCCCTCGCCGCCCTCTTGCAGTTCTCGACGCTCATCCAGCTAGGCGTCGCCGGCATCGGCGTGGTGGCCGTCGTCGCGCTCGTCATCCGCCCCGCGCTGGTGTTCGTCTCCAGCGTCGGCAACCGGTTCACCCGCGGTGAGAAGCTGTTCATGAGCTTCGTCGGTCCGCGCGGCATCATCCCTGCCTCGGTGGCGACGCTGTTCGCCATCGAACTCCGGGCGCAGGGGCTGACGGCGACCGCGGACCTCCTCGTCGGCACCGTCTTCCTCGTCATCCTCATGACCGTCGTCTTCGAGGGAGGCTTCGCCCGGCAGATCGCTGAATACCTGGACGTGATTCCCATGCGTGTACTCGTCATCGGAGGCGGAACGGTGGGCCGGACGCTCGCCGAGCGCCTCGAAGACCGCGGAGAGAACGTCGTACTGATCGAGCACAACAAAGACACCGTCGAGACCGCCCGCAACGCGGGCTTCGCCGTCCACCACGGCGACGGCACTGACACGGACGTCCTCCGGTCGGCGGGCGCGGAGAAGGCGAAGGTGGTCGTCGCCGCCACCGGCGACGACGACGTGAACCTCCTCGTCGCGCAGCTGTCGAACTCGAAGTTCGCGCCCGAGACCATCCTCGCGCGCGTCAACAATCCCGCGAACGTCGAAGCGTTCGAGGAGCTCGGGGTGCGGACCATCTCGACGACCCTCGCCACCGTGCAGGCGCTCGACAACTACATCGAGCGCCCCGCGATGATGAACTGGATGAGCGAAATCGGTCGGTCCGGCGACGTCCAGGAGGTCGAACTCACGGCGGACGAACTCATCGGGATGACCATCGAGGAGATCAGCGACGAACTCCCCGGCGGCGTCCTCATCGCGCTCGTCGCCCGCGACGGCGACGCGCGCGTCCCGACCGAAGGCTTCACCGTCGAGTACGGCGACCGCGTCACCGTCATCGGCGAGCGCGAGGACGTCCGCGAGGCGATGTCGTTCGTCCACCCCGAGAACTGA